The stretch of DNA AACCGGTGCCGTTGACCCGGTAGACGATGTCGACCCCGTCGACCACGACGGTGGGGATCTTGTCGGTTTTCAGCTCAGCCACGGCCGTAGGTCTCCTCAGCCTTCCAGAAGTAGATGAAGCCGCCGACCCCGGCGAGCAGGGCCCAGCCCAGCGCGTACGCCCACACATGGTGGGGGAGCTGGTGCGCCGTGAAGCTGTCGATCAGCGCGAAGCGCATCAGGTCGATGTAGACGGCGGCAGGATTGGACTGCAGCAGCACCTTCAGCACGTGTGGCATGTGGCTGTGGTTCAGCGTCGCGTCGATGCTCCACATCACGCCGGAGACGTACATCCAGGTGCGCAGGAGGAACGGCATCAGCTGGGCGATGTCCGGCGTCTTGGCGCCCATCCGGGCCATGATCATGGAGACGCCGGCGTTGAACACGAACTGGAGCAGCAGCACCGGGACGGCCAGCACCCACGACATGGTGGGCGTCATGCCGAAGCAGAGCAGGATCGCCAGGAGGGCGACCATCGAGAACAGCAGCTGCTGGAGCTGCTGAAGCGCGAAGGAGACCGGCAGCGCGGCCCGCGGGAAGTGCAGGGCCCGCACCAGACCGAGGTTGCCGGAGATCGCCCGGGTGCCCGCCATGATCGAGTTCTGGGTGAACGTCCAGATGAACACGCCCGTCACCAGGAACGGGATGTAGTCCGCAACGCCGCGGCTGGTGCCCATCAGGATGCCGAAGATGAAGTAGTACACCGCCGCGTTCAGCAGCGGGGTGGCGACCTGCCAGACCTGGCCGAGCTTCGCCTCGCTGTACTGGGCGGTGAGCTTGGCGGTGGCGAAGGCGCTGATGAAGTGGCGCCGCGCCCACAGCTGCCGGACGTACTCGGACAGGGAAGGGCGGGCGCCGCTGACCGACAGGCCGTGGCGGATGGCGACCGTCGCGAGGTCGTCCTCGGCCAGGGCCGTGGTGTGGGGCGGTGTGTGGAGGGCCTGGCTCACATCCGCTGCTTTCGCTCGGGGGGAGGTGGTGCCGGCGTCCGGCTTCGTGCCGCCGTCGGTTTCCTTACGGTTCTCTTCACATTTTCTTACGTCGGAACGGCACCGTATCGTCGCAACGTGAGCGTACGGCGAAGTGACGCCGCAACGCAACCGTTTCGTCGTAACGCCCTATGCTTGGCCGCATGACGACGAACGCCGACCAGCCCCAGACGCGCCCCCGCCGCCGGGTCCCCGCCGGGGCGGCCGTGCTCCGCGAGGACGTGACGGAGGCGA from Streptomyces sp. 6-11-2 encodes:
- a CDS encoding ABC transporter permease — encoded protein: MSQALHTPPHTTALAEDDLATVAIRHGLSVSGARPSLSEYVRQLWARRHFISAFATAKLTAQYSEAKLGQVWQVATPLLNAAVYYFIFGILMGTSRGVADYIPFLVTGVFIWTFTQNSIMAGTRAISGNLGLVRALHFPRAALPVSFALQQLQQLLFSMVALLAILLCFGMTPTMSWVLAVPVLLLQFVFNAGVSMIMARMGAKTPDIAQLMPFLLRTWMYVSGVMWSIDATLNHSHMPHVLKVLLQSNPAAVYIDLMRFALIDSFTAHQLPHHVWAYALGWALLAGVGGFIYFWKAEETYGRG